The proteins below are encoded in one region of Brachyspira intermedia PWS/A:
- a CDS encoding NADP-dependent oxidoreductase yields MKAIQIKKYSKEIDINIADIPIPEISDNDVLIKVKAAAVNPLEMLILTGAVRLIQDYKMPLTLGNECSGIVESVGKNVTGFKTGDKVYTRLPISKIGAFAEYVAVDSKFISLMPKDYDFVTSAAIPLTALTAYQAFTEELEAKSGQTILITGGSGSFGELAVPIAKYLGLNIIVSGSERLKEHFINLGADKYISYNKENYAELVSNVDHVIDTLGASEFDKELSVLKKGGKLLSLRTSPNKKFAEDNKLPFFKKLLFSLAGSKYDKKAMKEQKEYRFMFVRADGEQLRKITKIVEDKNIKPKIYSTVFNMDNASEALRTVLKKHTDGKIIISI; encoded by the coding sequence ATGAAAGCTATACAAATAAAAAAATATTCAAAAGAAATAGATATCAATATTGCTGATATTCCAATACCTGAAATCTCTGATAACGATGTATTAATTAAGGTAAAGGCTGCGGCAGTAAATCCTCTTGAAATGTTAATATTAACAGGTGCAGTAAGACTTATACAAGATTATAAAATGCCTTTAACATTAGGTAATGAATGTTCTGGAATAGTTGAAAGTGTAGGCAAAAATGTAACCGGTTTTAAAACAGGAGATAAAGTTTATACTCGTTTGCCTATATCAAAAATAGGAGCTTTTGCTGAGTATGTAGCAGTGGACAGTAAGTTTATATCTCTTATGCCTAAAGATTATGATTTCGTTACATCTGCTGCAATACCTTTAACTGCCCTTACAGCATATCAAGCATTTACAGAAGAATTAGAAGCAAAATCAGGACAAACTATTTTAATAACTGGAGGTTCTGGAAGTTTTGGAGAGCTTGCCGTTCCAATTGCAAAATATTTAGGTTTAAATATTATAGTTTCTGGAAGTGAAAGATTAAAAGAACATTTTATCAATTTAGGTGCTGATAAATATATTAGTTATAATAAAGAAAATTACGCAGAATTAGTTTCTAATGTTGATCATGTTATAGATACGCTTGGAGCAAGTGAATTTGACAAAGAATTATCTGTATTAAAAAAAGGAGGTAAACTTTTAAGTTTGAGAACTAGCCCTAATAAAAAGTTTGCTGAAGATAATAAACTTCCTTTCTTCAAAAAATTATTATTTTCTCTCGCCGGTTCCAAATATGATAAAAAAGCGATGAAGGAGCAAAAAGAATATCGTTTTATGTTTGTACGTGCTGATGGAGAACAGCTTCGTAAAATTACAAAAATTGTGGAAGATAAAAATATAAAACCTAAAATATATTCTACTGTATTTAATATGGATAATGCATCAGAAGCTTTAAGAACAGTTCTAAAAAAACATACAGACGGAAAAATAATAATATCCATCTAA